The Candidatus Poribacteria bacterium genomic interval CCTGATAGACTCGGGCTTGCGTTTGGTCGTCAAAAAAACGACTCAAGCAACATGTATCAAGATAAATTTTCCAGAACTGTAAATTGGTCTGCACACGTATATCCAGACTCCACTCGGTAATTTTCTATCACAGGTTAACGTAATACAAAATAGGACTCTTCGTTGAATTAGCATATCATAACAAGGAGGCAGATGTCAAGGAAAACCCAATCCTCTAATCATGATCAAAGGAATAGTGGACGGCACGCGGAGCGTGCCTACTACTCTTAAGTCAGTCGAGAATCGGAGTGTTTTGCTTGGGCATTTCTCCGCTCCTACAGAACAACTATGGTAGATTATACAATTAACTTTACACTTCAATCGGCGCGGTTACAAACCGCACCTACCAGTAAGTGTCAACATATTTTGATAATTCACCATAAATGATCTTGATCGCGTAAAAACGTAAATTTCATGAATATAGAAAAGTATGATATACTGCCACCAATCGTAATCGAAATATCAGAGGTAAAGATTATGTTCCCAACGATTGAAGCGCGAACACCCATTAACACACCGCCAATGTGGGCTATGTTGGAACGCCAACTCATTGACAAAATGAACGCTGCAGCACCAGAAGTCCTGAAAAAGTATACGCGCTCAGACGGGACACTGTTCTGGCCCACACATCCAGATTTTCAGAGTATCGACGGATTGGACGATGCCTACGAGAGTTTTCATAACTGGTCCCTCTTTTATATGCTCGGTGGTGATGCGCGGTTCTTGGCTGACGCAGACACGGAATTCAATGTCATTACAAACGATATGGCGCGATATGGGACAGGTCACGGTTACCCGATGGTGGTGAAAGAATATCAACCGGGTTACGACTGGTTCCATCAAGGCGAAGGGAACTATCTCTTTTACATGCTCTGTATGGCAGCCCCGTCAAATCCGAAGAACATCGAACGGGCAAAACGGTTTGCAGGATTTTTCATGAATGAAGACCCAGATGTGCAGAACTATGACGCGCAGCATAAGATTATCAAATGTGCCATGAACGGGAGCAAGGGACCGGCATTCTGGGCTTTCGCTGGACACCCGTATTTCCCTTGGGACGGTTACAATATGCCATTTTACGATATTCCGGGAGGCGCGAGTCATGAAGCCGTTAGGGAAAATGAAGCACTGCGTGAGCGTATGGGAAGGATAAACCATGAACGTCAGGGAGTGGGAGACACGGTCGTTAACCTCGCGGCGACGACTCTTGCTACGAATGCTTTTTTGCTGACCGGTGACGAGAAATACAAGGCATGGGTTCGGGAATACGTCGATGCGTGGATCGCGCGGACAGCGGAAAATGGTGGTATTGTCCCAGACAACGTCGGATTGTCAGGAAGGATCGGCGAACACATAGATGGTAAGTGGTATGGTTCATACTATGGATGGAGTTGGCCCCACGGGTGGCATAGCGTCGGACAAGCGGTGGGTATTGCGGCGCAGAACGCCACATTGCTCTGGAGAGATCTTGCGTATCTCGACTTTCCACGCTCACAGATTGACGTATTAATCGAAAAGGGGATTGAGAAGAACGATCAACTTTACATTCCGCAGAAGTATGGTGATCCGGGTAAAGTCAATTATGTGCCGGGTGCTTGGCTGCAATACCCAATCACAAACGAGGACGGCACTGCACTGCAAGTAGACGGTTGGTTTGAGTTCATGCCGATGCACCCATCGGATGTGGCGCATTTATGGGCACTGTCAATGGAACCCACGGATCAGGATCGCGCAAAGAAAATCGCTAAAAGGACAGGCTCGAAATTCGACATTAACGCGTGGCACCATACCAAAGATAGCGGTGGACACGACGGCGCGTGGCTGGCATACATGCGAGACGAATATCCTGAATATCCAGAAACAATCCTCAAGCACAACCTCTCCCAAGTCGATGCACGTCTCGCCTTCATGGCTGACGATGACGAAGATCCAGCACACTATGGAGATGCCTACTTCCAACGACGCAACCCCATCACCTGTGAAGGATTGGTTCAACTGACGTGTGGCGGTCCGTTGCCGCATTACAACGGCGGCTTACTCGTGACACGGGTGCGCCACTTCGACGGACAGCAGAAGCGACCGGGGTTGCCACCCGATGTTGGTGCGTTGGTTACGAAGATGACTGTGGATACCACAGAAATTCAGTTCGTCAACCTGAACACCACAGAATCGAGAGATGTTATTGTGCAAGCAGGTGCGATGGGTGAACACAATTTCACTTCAGTCAGCATCAACGACGGTCAGAACAGACAGAGCATCCCAATCAATGGAACGTTCCTCCACGTCCATCTACCCCCCTACACACACATCGATTTGGAGTTAGGGATGCACCGTTTCGTCAACGCGCCATCCTATAAGCATCCGTGGTAAATAAATTAAAAAAGCGAACCTTTTCTGAACGGATCTGACTAAATAAGCAAAACCAAAAGTAAATGCCTTTCCTAAAAAGATAATTGGGCATTCACAAAATAATAATTCAAATAGGAGAAAGAAAAATGAAAAAGCAATGGTTTGTACTCAGCGCAATCGCAGCAATCGCAATGATCGGAATGTTCGTTTTTGAAAACACGGCTGCAGCCCATAGAGAGGTTCAGAGCAAACGACAATATCGCAACGACAATACCCGTCCAACTCGGGGTCGGATCGCTACACTCAATCCGGTGGCGACTCTCAATCAGTCATGGATAGATTTGACCTTCGGTGTGACAGTTGATACAGAGACGTTAGCGAAGGTGCATCCGATCTATCAGAAAACGCGTGAAACGCTCCAGACACAGATTAAGGAAGCACGTAAATCTGATGAGAAACGTGAGGCAGTAAAGAAATTACGCGAGAACATCAAGGAAACGAATGCAAAATTCTATGCGAGTCTCAAAGAGGTCTTGACGGAAGAGCAGATGACGAAACTGACGGAATTGACCAAGAAACGGCGCACAGACGCACGGAAACGCGTCAATGAACTCCGTCGTAATCAACTGGAATCCCGTAGACACCGTTAAAATCCATTTTTAATTTTACCTTGCGGTTCGATCGGGCGGGTTGGGAGCATGGAAGTTCTGCTCCGTATACCCGCCCTCCATTTCATTACGGGCTACGCTGGTGGCAACTTGGGTTATTTTAACAAAGTTAAGCCCAGCGTTCAACGACGACTTTTTTCTGGGTGAAGAAGTCTACGGCATCCCAACTCTGACCGTGGAGGTCACCGAAGAAACTATCTTTCCAACCGCTGAAAGGGAAAAATGCCATTGGCGCGGCGACACCGATGTTAATACCGATATTACCGATCTCTGCTTCATAACGGAATTGACGCGCAGACGCGCCACTACTCGTAAAGAGACACGCCATGTTGCCGTAACGTCCGCTATTGATGAGTCCGATTGCATCGTCGATCGTCTCCACATGGATCAGCCCTAAAACGGGTCCGAAGATCTCGGTTCTGGCAATATCGCCCTGTGGATTAAGGTCATCGAGGATTGTCGGACGAATAAAATTGCCGTTTTCACCGCCAGTGATGCTCGGATACCGACCATCAACGAGGAGTTGGGCACCTTCCTCAGCACCGGCTTGAATCAGCCCCTCAATTCGGCCCCTACTTTCGGAAGTAATGACGGGTCCCATTTCGACCCCCTCTTCCAATCCATTTCCGACCACCCGATCAGTGGCAGTGTCGGCGATGGCTTCGGTGAACCAGTGGCGCGCCTCGCCAACAGTGAGAGCAAGAGATGCCGCAAGGCAGCGTTGCCCAGCACATCCGAAGGCACTCTCGGCTGCAGCATTGACAGTAAACTGCGGATCTGCATCAGGAAGGACAATCAGCGGATTTTTCGCGCCCCCTTGACACTGGACGCGTTTGCCGTTTGCAGCGGCCTTCGCATAGATTTCTTTAGCAGTGGCAGTCGCCCCGACAAAACTGACCCCTCGGATGTCTGGATGCGTTAAGATTGCATCCACAGTCTCACGTCCACCGTTCACAAGGTTGACAACGCCTTTAGGGAGTCCTGTCTGTTCCAATAACTGAAATATCTTTTGCATCGTGATGGGCACTTTTTCGGAAGGTTTCACGATGTAAGTGTTGCCACAGGCAATGGCATAAGGGAGAAACCAGAAAGTAATCATCCCCGGAAAGTTGAAAGGTGCGATTGCAGCACACACACCAACAGGTTGACGAATCATGAATTCATCGATACCGGTAGCGATATCCTCCAAGTTCGTGCCTTGCATGAGTGTGGGAATACCACAAGCGACCTCAACATTCTCAATCGCGCGCCGCATTTCACCCTTCGCCTCGTCAAGCGTCTTACCACACTCCAGCGTAATCGTTCTGGCGATGTCCTCCAAGTTCTCTTCTAAAAGGTTTTTCAAGGCAAAGAGGTATTGAATACGTTCGACCGGGGGCGTCCGCCGCCATTCGTGGAGAGCATCAGCGGCGGCTGTCGCCGCTTGACCGACCTCTTCCGCGGGTGAAAGCGGGACTTGGGTGAGTACCTCCCCCGTCGCAGGATTCGTAACGTCTATCAGTTCAGCCGCCTCGGACTTCTGCCATGTGTTATTAACGAAGTTCGGTAGCGGGTTCCCGCTTTTAAGAAGACTCACATCAGTTTCCATCGTATCTCCTCCTTAGTTCTCCTCTGATCGGAAGTCACGCGATCACGATCATTGTGATGGCGTGCTTCCGCTGAAGAGTTCAAGTACTTTTAATTGTTCCATAGCGGCAACGACTTGCGGATCATGCTCCAGTTCATCACGAGAGTTCTCTGTAATCTGGGCAAGAGCGTATTTAATGCCGATATCACTGAGGATAATCTGTTCTTCAATAAGCGCGTCGCTCAAGCGCTGGTAACTCCGTAGAAGTTTTGCGGCGTGTCGGTCATCACGCGACGCATGAGAAGCGGTTGTGAGTTGTGTTAGCACATCGTCGCCATTCTCTTCTATGAAGGTTTTGAGTTTCTCGTGATCACGGAGTTTCAACTGCATCTGTCGTTCAGAGCGGCTAAACCATGCGGACTCAACATCCGGGATAATGCCAACCTTGTCAATGTTGACCCCGTCCGGTGTAAAGTAACTCGCGACGGTTAACTTCACAGCAGATTTTGAATTGCTCAGCGGGAAGACACGTTGAACGGATGCTTTCCCGAAGGTCTTATTGCCCATGACGAGTCCGCGTCCGTGGTCTTTGATGGCTCCGGCGACGATCTCAGAAGCACTTGCGCTCCCACCATCAACGAGTACAATCAGTGGAAAGTGCTCCCTTTTTACACCTTTCGCCTTGAAGTCCTCGCGCGTCTCAATTCCTTTACTGTAAACAACAAGTTGACCGGGCGTGAGGAAGTCGCTCGCGATATCAACGGCTGAAGAGAGGAGTCCACCAGGATTTAAACGGAGATCAAGAATGACACCACGGACATTCTGTGCTTTGAAGTCCACAAAGGCATTATCCACGTCGTTCGCTGTCGTATCAAGAAATTGATTGATTTTGATATAGCCGATATTATCTCCGATGATATCCTGTTCAACGCTCGGAATCCGAATGACCTCACGCGTGACAGTAACCTCAACCGGTCGGTTATCGTTCTGACTCACGACCGTAATGGAGACAGGGGTTCCCGGTTCGCCACGCAACTGGTCAACTGCCTCGTTCAAGGTCATGACGGCTGTCGATTCACCTTCAATGTGGCTAATAACATCTCCACTTTGCAAACCAGCCAACGAAGCAGGGCTCCCCTTAAAAGGCGTAACCACCGTCAACATATCTTCACGAATTCCAATCAGCATCCCAAGTCCACCGTAATTGCCACGGTTCTGCGTTCGGAACTCACCGAGGTCCGAAATGTATTGGCTGTAAGGATCCAATTTGCGAAGCATGCCGTTGATGGCACCTTCTATAAGCTCCTTAGAGTCCGGTGTTTCGAGATGTGCTTGTTTAATATACGCAAGGATCTCTGAGAAAAGTGCGAGGTTTTCTCCCAATTCATCATCAGCGGTTTCTTCTGAACTCCAACCGAACGGTAGAAACGCGCAAATAAGCAACACTGATAACAAGATGCGAAAACGGGTTCCGGACGAAGCCCGTGGGTTTCCGAAACCTATCGTTAACAATTTCATTTTTTATTTCCTCCTGCCGACATTACAGTATTTTAATAGAAGTAGTATCGTAGCCTTTGGATACTCGGAATCCGAAAAGCGATAAAGGCTGCGGCAGCACAGTAGAGCAGGTCAATACGACTCATCCGTGCTTGCATGAGTTCCCAGACAGACTGTCCTTTAAACACAATTGTCGCCGTCGGCATGGCTTGCTCTATTGATATATTATGCTCTTGGCTGAGTTGCTCCGCGATTTCGGCAACCGCATTCCACTGGACATCGAGATATTTTCCGATAAAAATACCGAGTATTGCGAAAACCGCGGCAGCAACACTGACAGCACGCCACATCGCCCTCGCATCACGCTCGAGGCATCGGCTGCTCGTGAGGAGTATGCCTACGCCAGTCAATACAGCGATACCGATAGCGATGAAGCCAGCAGTGCGTCCTGTCCACTGGATATATTTCGCCCAAAGTACGCCGCCTATCGCCGCGCCAAGAAGTCCGCCGAACGGTGCTGTTAACGTGTTCATTATGAAACAACTCCATGGGTCGCAATTTGTGGTTTCTGGCGATGGTGATCCGTATTCTGCTCAAAGGTATAAGCAACCCGCAGGACCTTTTCTTCTGCAAAAGGCGCGCCGAGGAGTTGTAATCCAACGGGTAACCCATTTTCCACAAACCCGCAGGGCACAGATATACCGGGTAACCCGGCGTGGCTCGCAGGTGTTGTCATCACATCGCAAAGATACATTTGCAACGGATCCGCAGTGCGTTCGCCTATCTTGAACGCTGGTGTCGGCGAAGTAGGTGTTGCAATAACGTCAACTTTCTCAAATGCGGCATCAAAATCAGATTTGATGAGCGTCCGCGCTTTTTGTGCCTTCCGATAATATGCGTCTTGGTAGCCAGCACTCAGTGCGAAGGTGCCGATCATAATCCGTCGCTTCACCTCTTCACCGAACGCTTCACTTCGCGTCCTTTTATACATATCAATCAGATCCTCCGGACTTTCGTTCCGGTAACCGTAGCGGACCCCATCGTATCTTGCGAGATTGGCACTCGCCTCAGCGGGAGCGATGATGTAGTAGGTCGCAATCGCATATTCGGTATGTGGCAAAGAAATTTCCTCAACCGTCGCACCGACGGATTCAAGCACAGCAATAGCAGTGTGCACACGATCGGCAATTTCTGAGTCTAACGCCTCTGTGAAATACTCCTTCGGAATACCGATTTTCAAGCCTTGCACGTCGTTAATGAGACTCTGTGTGAAATCCGGAACCGGGACATCAACAGAGGTTGCATCCATCGCATCACGTCCACAGATGGCGTTGAGCAGCAGGGCACAATCGGTGACATCTTTGGTAAACGGACCAATCTGATCGAGCGAAGAGGCGAATGCGACTAAACCGTAACGAGAGACCCGTCCATACGTTGGTTTCATTCCAACAACACCACAGAGTGCCGCGGGTTGTCGGATCGAACCGCCAGTATCCGAACCGAGTGAACAGATAGCAGTATCCGCAGACACAACGGCAGCAGAACCACCACTGGAACCACCGGGAATCGTGTCCAAATCCCACGGATTGTGTGTAATCTGATATGCTGAGTTCTCAGTAGAGGATCCCATGGCGAACTCATCCATGTTCGTTTTACCGAGCATCACAATTCCCTGTTCATGGAGTTTCGTCATAACGGTCGCGTCGTAGGGTGGCACGAAGGTTTCAAGGATCTTAGAGGCACACGTCGTGCGGACACCCTGAGTGCATATCACATCTTTGATGGCAATCGGGATGCCAGCCAAGGCAGGCATATCGTCCCCGTTCTGAAACCCAGTATCGGCACGACTCGCCTGCTCTAAGGCAAGGTCTTTTGTTAGTGTCAAGTAACCCTTGACGTGAGGCTCCACTTCAGCGATACGTGCATAAACAGATTCGGTGAGTTCCACAGCACTAATCTCACGCGCTTTGAGTTTCTCATGTAGGACGTGTGCCGTCAATTCATAAAGCGACATTCAATTTTCCTTATTTCTCACTATAGAATAGTTATCAACTAACAGTTATCTGTTACAAGAGGCTTCTATTATACAGGACTTACGCAAAACCACTAAATTTCATCTATTCGGACGCATTCGGTGCGGTTGGGAAGGCAGATCGCATGAATCAGAATCAACGGTATGAAGTGCTTATGCACTTCCCCGGGTATGAAGGTTCTCCGTGTGGCATGAACCGGCCGGGGAAGCGCGTAAGTCCTATTATAACCCAAGTTGCCAGTTTCTCATTCACATAGCACCCCTACGGGGTGCAGTTCCTTGAACGTCCGATTTTCTATAGACATACCACCCCTACGGGGTGTAAAGACATTCTTTTCCTAAAAAATCTATGTTTAAACACCCAAAACCTATTCGGTAGCAACTTGGGTTATTATAGTAAAGTTTAGAATTAATTAGGCACTCGAAAGAGGCGAGGATACAATCCTCGCCAGCGGTGGAGAGGGTTGTTTCGCTGCGCAACTGTCTACATATTTTCCGACTTTACTATAAACAAAAACCTCTTAACCGACAGCCATTCAGTGGCTGCGGTCAACCACTCTGGGAACGCCGAAGTATCCCTCTTCAGCCTCAGGGGCATTCGCGAGCACATCTTCGCGTGGAAGTGAGGGTTTGACGACATCGGGTTTGGCGACATGAGATGCGTCAGCGTCTGAACCCATGATAAAAACCTGATGTGGATGGATATGCGATGTCGGTGGCACATCATCCGTCTGAAGTTCATTCAATTTCCCGATGTAGTCTAAGATTCGGGCAAGCTGCTCGGTAAAGTGTTCTGTCTCTTCTTCATTAAACGCAAGGCGAGCCAAGTTTGCGACATGGCGGATGCCTTCAACCGTAATTGTTGCCATTTTTTAGTATTTTATCTCCTCACTCATAATCAGATATTGTCAAAGGTGTAAGTGATGGGTCAAGTTGTCTTGTTCCAGCGCGACCAAATCGAACGGTGACATAGACTCCCCGCCCTGCGCCACTGATTTTCGTTATCTTGCCTCTCCCAAATTGCGGATGATGAACAATCTGGTCAACATGGTAATCCACCACATCTTCAGAAGCCACCTCATACAGCCCTACTGATTGACGGAACGGAGATCGGTAGCGATCCACATGCTTAATGAGATGCTCTGGAATTTCGGAGATAAAACGAGAGGGGATGCGATACTCTGTCTCTCGAAATGTTCTCCGCGAACTCGCATGTGAGAGATATAACTGCTCCATGGCACGCGTGATCCCGACGTAACAGAGCCGTCGTTCTTCCTCCAATTCCTTTTGCGTATCAAGAGAACGTCCATGCGGCAGATATCCCTCTTCCATACCAACGATGAAAACAAATGGGAATTCCAAACCTTTCGCACTGTGC includes:
- a CDS encoding CoA-acylating methylmalonate-semialdehyde dehydrogenase, with amino-acid sequence METDVSLLKSGNPLPNFVNNTWQKSEAAELIDVTNPATGEVLTQVPLSPAEEVGQAATAAADALHEWRRTPPVERIQYLFALKNLLEENLEDIARTITLECGKTLDEAKGEMRRAIENVEVACGIPTLMQGTNLEDIATGIDEFMIRQPVGVCAAIAPFNFPGMITFWFLPYAIACGNTYIVKPSEKVPITMQKIFQLLEQTGLPKGVVNLVNGGRETVDAILTHPDIRGVSFVGATATAKEIYAKAAANGKRVQCQGGAKNPLIVLPDADPQFTVNAAAESAFGCAGQRCLAASLALTVGEARHWFTEAIADTATDRVVGNGLEEGVEMGPVITSESRGRIEGLIQAGAEEGAQLLVDGRYPSITGGENGNFIRPTILDDLNPQGDIARTEIFGPVLGLIHVETIDDAIGLINSGRYGNMACLFTSSGASARQFRYEAEIGNIGINIGVAAPMAFFPFSGWKDSFFGDLHGQSWDAVDFFTQKKVVVERWA
- a CDS encoding S41 family peptidase; translated protein: MKLLTIGFGNPRASSGTRFRILLSVLLICAFLPFGWSSEETADDELGENLALFSEILAYIKQAHLETPDSKELIEGAINGMLRKLDPYSQYISDLGEFRTQNRGNYGGLGMLIGIREDMLTVVTPFKGSPASLAGLQSGDVISHIEGESTAVMTLNEAVDQLRGEPGTPVSITVVSQNDNRPVEVTVTREVIRIPSVEQDIIGDNIGYIKINQFLDTTANDVDNAFVDFKAQNVRGVILDLRLNPGGLLSSAVDIASDFLTPGQLVVYSKGIETREDFKAKGVKREHFPLIVLVDGGSASASEIVAGAIKDHGRGLVMGNKTFGKASVQRVFPLSNSKSAVKLTVASYFTPDGVNIDKVGIIPDVESAWFSRSERQMQLKLRDHEKLKTFIEENGDDVLTQLTTASHASRDDRHAAKLLRSYQRLSDALIEEQIILSDIGIKYALAQITENSRDELEHDPQVVAAMEQLKVLELFSGSTPSQ
- the gatA gene encoding Asp-tRNA(Asn)/Glu-tRNA(Gln) amidotransferase subunit GatA — protein: MSLYELTAHVLHEKLKAREISAVELTESVYARIAEVEPHVKGYLTLTKDLALEQASRADTGFQNGDDMPALAGIPIAIKDVICTQGVRTTCASKILETFVPPYDATVMTKLHEQGIVMLGKTNMDEFAMGSSTENSAYQITHNPWDLDTIPGGSSGGSAAVVSADTAICSLGSDTGGSIRQPAALCGVVGMKPTYGRVSRYGLVAFASSLDQIGPFTKDVTDCALLLNAICGRDAMDATSVDVPVPDFTQSLINDVQGLKIGIPKEYFTEALDSEIADRVHTAIAVLESVGATVEEISLPHTEYAIATYYIIAPAEASANLARYDGVRYGYRNESPEDLIDMYKRTRSEAFGEEVKRRIMIGTFALSAGYQDAYYRKAQKARTLIKSDFDAAFEKVDVIATPTSPTPAFKIGERTADPLQMYLCDVMTTPASHAGLPGISVPCGFVENGLPVGLQLLGAPFAEEKVLRVAYTFEQNTDHHRQKPQIATHGVVS
- the gatC gene encoding Asp-tRNA(Asn)/Glu-tRNA(Gln) amidotransferase subunit GatC — translated: MATITVEGIRHVANLARLAFNEEETEHFTEQLARILDYIGKLNELQTDDVPPTSHIHPHQVFIMGSDADASHVAKPDVVKPSLPREDVLANAPEAEEGYFGVPRVVDRSH